The following is a genomic window from Flavobacterium crassostreae.
TAATATAGCACCAAAAAATTCTTCCGAAAAATCAAATTCTTGGTGATTTCCAATCACTAATTCAACACCAATAGGGGCAGAACGTGTTTCTAAAACAGATAATGTTTGTGGGAGTATTTCTTCGGAAACAAAAAACTTACATACGTTGTTTTTCTTTTGATCCCTAGAGCGCACATCAAATAATAACGCCATAGCTTCTGCAGCAGCAGTACTCTCATCAAGTAACGATGCGTTTGCAATTTCCATTCCGGTTAGTTCAATAACCATGGTTTGAAAATTCAAAATAGCCTCTAAACGACCTTGTGCAATTTCTGCTTGGTATGGAGTATAAGCCGTGTACCATCCTGGGTTTTCAAAAATATTTCTTTGAATTGCTGGTGGAACAATTGTAGGGTGGTACCCCAAACCAATATAGGATTTGTATACTTTGTTCGTACGGCCTAATAATCGGATGTGATTAGCATATTCATATTCAGTCATAATGTGTTCTAAATCCAAAGGATTTTTCAGACGGATATCCGCCGGAATTGTTTCTTGGATTAATTGATCTAAAGAAGCAACACCTATGGTTTCTAACATTTTTGGTAAATCGTTTTCCCTTGGGCCTAAGTGTCTTAAAGCAAATGAGTCTGTTTTCATGTAAATATGATAATGTTGTGTTTTTTTAGTCCTACAAAAATAAGTATTATAAACAATCTAATTCATGTTTTTCAATTGATTTTTCAACTAAATATGGTTTTTGTTCACAATTGATTATTTTTGTTTAATGATTCGTTTAAAAAAAGCAATTGATTTTTATATCCACAGCAGCATTCCGGTGGCTTTGTCAGTATATGCGCTCATCCAAATAACCTATTTGATGTGCAAGATACCGCCTCAGCAGAGCGTTTCTAACTTTGCTTTTTTGGGAACCATAGCGGGCTATAATTTTGTGAAATACGCCACTTTGGTTCGTGTTCCAAAAAAATCCATGGGCAGGCAGCTTAAACAAATTGTTTGGTTGAGTTTTTTTGCCCTACTCGGATCGGGATATTATTTTTGGCAATTGCAATGGCATACCCAACTCATTTCGTTAGTTGTTTTGGCGTTAACACTTTTGTATGCGCTGCCTTTTTTTCCAAATAAAAAAAACGCAAGACATTGGGCTGGCGTCAAAATATATATAGTAGCACTTTGTTGGGTAGGGGTAACGCTGGTATTGCCAGTTTGGAATGCCGAAATTCCTTTGGGTAGTACTTTTTTTATAAAAGGCATCCAGCGTTTTATTTTGGTTTTTGTCTTGATTTTAATCTTTGAAATACTAGATTTATCCCAAGACGATCCTCTTTTGCAAACCGTACCGCAGCAAATAGGGGTTAGGCAAACCAAAATCTTGGGATTAGTTTTGTTGTTGCCTTTTTATTTTTTAGAATTTCTAAAAAATAACGATACCCCAAAACCAGTAGTTATCAACGCAATTTTAGTAGTGGTACTTTCCTTGTTTTTGGTCTGCGCTAACCACCAACGTTCGAAATACTATACTTCTTTTTGGGCAGAAAGTATTCCTGTATTTTGGTGGTTGTTTGTGGTTGCTTTTGGAGGATTAAATTTAGAGTAACCAGATAAATGCGGGTTGTTTATTAAATACAAAAAACCGAAGCATCGCTACTTCGGTCTGTTTTTTCCTGTCAAAATTCCTACAACAATCCAGCTCTTTTTAGCAAGGCATCTGGTTTTGGCTCTTGGCCTCTAAAACGTTTGTATAAAATCATTGGATGTTCGGTTCCTCCTTTGGAGAGTACGTTTTCCTTAAATTTAGTAGCTACTTCGGGATTGAAAATTCCTTTTTCTTGAAAATATTCAAAAGCATCGGCATCCAAAACTTCGGCCCATTTGTAGCTGTAATACCCAGAAGAATAGCCTCCTTGAAAAATATGTGAAAAAGCGGTACTCATAGCATTTTCGGCTACTTCGGGATATAATTGTGTGGCTGCAAATTGTTGGTTTTCAAAAGCTTTTACATCCGTAATATTTGTTGGGTCTTGTCCATGCCATCCCATGTCGAGTAATCCAAAACTCAACTGGCGCATGGTTGCCAATCCTTCCTGAAAACTAGCGCTTTCTTTTATTTTCTGTACGTATTCCATCGGAATTACTTCGTTGGTTTGGTAGTGTGTAGCAAATAATGCCAAAGCTTCGGGCTCATAACACCAGTTTTCCATAACCTGACTTGGTAGTTCTACAAAATCCCAATACACAGAGGTTCCAGACAAACTAGGGTAGGTGGTGTTGGCAAGCATTCCGTGGAGGCCATGTCCAAATTCATGAAACAAAGTAGTTACTTCGTTAAACGTTAATAATGAGGGTTTGCTTTCTGTTGGGGGCGTAAAGTTACAAACGTTTGAAATGTGGGGTCTTTCGTTGGTTGTGTCTTTTATATATTGGGATTTGAACGACGTCATCCAAGCACCGTTTCGTTTTCCTTTTCGAGGAAAAAAATCGGCATAAAAAACAGCAACTAACGCTTTGTTTTCGTCCGTTACTTCATAGGTCATCACTTCGGGATGGTATTTGTCAATATCAAAGACTTCGGTAAAGGTCAAACTGTATAATTTTTGAGCAATCGTAAAGGCACCGTTCAAGACCTTTTCTAACTGAAAATAGGGTTTTAATTTTTCGTCGTCAAAATCAAATAGTTTTTGTTTTAGTTTTTCGGAATAATACCCACCGTCCCATTTCTCTAATTGTTGGATGCCGTCGATCTCTTTGGCGAAAGCCGATAACTCAGCAAATTCTTTTTGAGCAGCTGGTTTGGCCTTAGCTAATAAATTGTTAGAGAACAGAAGCACTTTTTCGGGACTTTCGGCCATGCGTTCCTCAAGCACAAAGTGGGCGTGCGTAGCATAACCCAATAATTGCGCACGCTCAAAACGGAGTTGGACAATTTGGAGCACAATTTTTTGGTTATCAAATGCATTGTTTTGAAAACCTCTTGCGCCAAAAGCTAGCGCTAGTTTTTTACGCAATTCCCGATTATCGGCATAGGTCATAAAAGGCACATAACTTGGGTGATCTAAGGTAAAAATCCAGCCTTCTTTTTCTTGGGCTTTCGCCAAAGAACCAGCGGCTTCAATAGCTCCTTCGGGCAAACCAGCAAGATCGTTCTTATTGGTTAGATGCAGTTGGAAAGCATTGGTTTCGGCCAAAATATTTTCGCCAAATTGCAAACTCAACGTGGATAATTCTTGGTCTATTTTACGTAATTTGGTTTTTTTGTCTTCAGGCAAATTAGCGCCATTTCGAGAAAAACTTTTGTACTTTTTGTCAAGCAAAGTGCTTTGCTCTGGAGTAAGATCTAAAGTTTCTCTAGAATCATAAACCGTTTTAACACGAGCAAATAATTCAGGATTTAAACGAATGTCATTGCCAAACTCCGACAATAGTGGCGAAATTTCTTGCGCAATTTTTTGCATTTCGTCATTAGTTTCGGCCGAATTTAAATTAAAAAAAATGCTCGAAGCACGATCCAAAACCTCTCCAGTATATTCCATGGCTGCAATTGTATTTTCGAAGGTAGCAGCATCTGGATTGTTTACAATGGCATCTATTTCGGCTTTTGCCAAAGCAATTCCTTCTTGAATGGCAGGAGTATACTCGGCGTTTTTTAGTTTAGAAAATGGAGCCGTATCGTGTTTGGTGTTAAATTTAGATAATAAAACGTTCATGGTAGGGTACTTTTTTTAGGAGTTGAAAGCCAACTTTTTTAGAAAGGTAAAGATAATCATTTATAAAAAGATAACCCCATGCCGAGGATGGATTCTGGGCATAAAATCTAGAGGATAATTTTGTTATTACAAGGTTATTTATTGTTCAAGTTAATAAAAAAACACTAAATTGGAACGGTAGATTATCACTGAAGATCGTCTCTAATAAGTAGTAAAAATGAATTACCAAATAACAATAAAGAGAATTGATACCGTTAATGAAATAGAAGGATATTGGACTACCCAAGATTATATAGCATTGTGTGAAAGATTTAATTTTCCGGATGCGGCAACTGCAGAACCAGAAAACTTGCCAGAATTGCTTCAAATGGCAATCTCCGATTACGAACCCCACGAAGCCGCTGCAATTGTGTTGGATTATAAGTTAGGTGCGGAACTAAGCCAAGGACAAATAGAACAAATAGCACATAATATGTTAATTGATAAGGTATGCGAAGAATATCCCGAAATTCAGATGCAAGGCAGGTTGTTTCATGCCAATCAATTGTTGTTTAAAGCCTACAACGGAAAATTTCCGAATGCCAAAGCCTCTATCGTTCATTTTTCGATGGCACCAACTCAGGGCGAAGCAAAAGAATTAACCGCCGAAAACGTATTGAAATTGTTAAACAAAGGATTGTCAGACCGTAATTTAATCAAACGATTGTTTGAAGACCAAATGACACAAAATATTCCGTTTCCTAATGCTGCCGCAATTATTTGGGAACTGCGTACAACAGACGCTGTAAATTTTAGCCTGATTACTTCGGAGAATTGGATCAATAACGAGGATGTTATTTTGTCTGAATTTGAATCCGTACTAGAACAAATTGAACAAGAGGATTAAATAAGCAGACTAAGCCCGTGCTAAGACGTAGCTTAGAGTGATTTTTACAAAAAGATTCGCTACAAATTAGCCAAGTTCCACCACATTTTTGGTAGTCTAGGTCAAAATACTTGTAGCGAATCTTTTTTATTTAGTTATAAAAGAGGATTATTTTTTTAAACCTTCAGAAGATTTATAAACAGCCTCTTTCAAGCTCTGTTTGTAAGCAATCATTTTATCCATAATTGCTTTGTCCTGGCTTCCGATGATTTGAGCTGCCAGAATACCAGCATTTTTAGCGCCATTAAGCGCAACAGTGGCAACAGGAACGCCGCCTGGCATTTGTAGAATTGACAAAACCGAATCCCATCCATCAATGGAGTTGCTAGATTTTACGGGAACCCCAATAACAGGTAATGGTGACATAGAAGCAACCATTCCGGGCAAATGTGCCGCTCCACCAGCGCCTGCAATAATCACTGCAATACCACGTGTGTGGGCCTTGTTGCTAAAATCAAACAGTTTTTCGGGGGTACGGTGCGCAGATACAATATCTACTTCTACTTCAATATCAAATGATTTTAATATATCGATGGCATCTTGCATTACGGGCATATCAGAGATACTTCCCATGATTACGGCTACTTTCATTTTTATTTATTTATTTTGGTTGCGGGATCATGTCCCATATATTTATTTTAAACTCTTCTTGAATGGCCCTGATGTATGAAATTTGATTTATGTCATCATCGATTAATACTTGAAAAAAATCTTCTGGAGAAACGCCGAATTTTTCTATTTCACTTGTTTTTCGTTTGATGTAATTTTTTCTTTGGTTAGCTAAAATTATATCATCAAGTTTTATAAGTTTAATTAAATTGAAGGCTTCATTGTCCTTTGAATCAGAAACTCTATAGTCACCATTATCATAAACAATTCTATCTTCGAAAGAAGAATCCGTCGGGAGTAAAATCGGTTGGTATTTGTCCCATTTGTTTGATTTTTCTGTGTTCCATTGATGTTTTACTAATGACCAATTAATGTAAGAGTCCTGAGGGGTGTTTTTGAGGTTAGGATTGAAGTGCTCAATGTCTTTGGCATCTGCTCTTCCTATGAACTCTTCGGTGTAAGCACAAAAACCTTTTTGTTCAGAGTATAGAATCTTAGAAATTTTTAAATTATTATTTGAATTTCCTTCGATGTAATTTAATTCATTTTTCCTAACTAGAGAATTAGGGTTTTTTACTATTCTTCTCATAATTAAAAATTATAAGTATCACCGAGTTTAACGGTTTCTAATAATAAATATTTTTTCTTTTGGGGATCGGTTTCATTAGCTATTTCTTCTTTTAAATTAAGATATTTTTGATAAGCTTCTTCTCCATGTTTGTTGTAATAATTAATGCCAAAGTCGTTTTTCAATATATCATTTGGGTCATCGCCAATTGGTGAAGTGCCTCTTCGAACAGCAACTTTTCCTTCTTCATCAAAATACAAAATAAAACGTTCGTCGGCTTCAAATGAAGCTGCTATAAACGGAGAATGTGTTGCTACCACAAACTGTGCTTTGGGAGCCAAGTTTTGATAATGGTCCATCAAATCCATTTGCATATCAGGGTATAGGGAACGTTCTGGTTCGTCGATTAAAATTATAGAATCGGTTGTATCAAGTTTAAATAAAGGTAAAAACGACAGTAATAATCCTTTGGTTCCAGTACTTATATCTTGGATGGGAATTATCTCTTGAGTTCTTCTGTTTTTTATTGGAATAGAATATTCGGTGTTGACTAAATCCACTTCTAGATTTAATTTTTCTAAAATGGGATTGAATTCTTTGGCAAAAAAAGCTAATCCATTAGGGTTTTCATTTTGCCATTTTTGGTATTCTAATGGAAATTTGTTAATATCTAGGTTGTGCAGTAATTCGGATATTTTTTGAGTAGATTTTTTTCGGTAATCTAAAATTTCACTTAAAACGGTTAGCCATATTCGGGGATCAACTTCACTATTAAAAATAAATTCGTTGTTATGTACATGCCTAAAATAGTGAGCTAGGTCTTTTAACTGATTGTTGTTTTTTTCAATTAAATCAATAGGGTTTTTTGAGAAAAGTTCTAAGTTGTTTTCCGAAATAATATTGGCTTTGAAGTAGAATATCTTTTTTTTATCGTCAGGATTTTTAAATAATTCGCCAGATAGATTAAGTGTTCCAGTTTGAGGAGGTCTGTTGTAGTAAGTATTCCCATTAAGTTTAAATTCCTTCTTGTTTAGTTCAAGAGTAGATTTATGAGCTTCAAATTTAATCTTACCATTGATGGACTTTATACCAATAAGATCATTGTATTGGTTGTTATTAGTAACAAATAAATTGTTTATAAACGAAAATTGTTCATAAATCAACTCCAATAACCCGGTTTTCCCTGTAGCACTTTGACCAATAAAACAAATTTTATCCAAAGGTTGTCCTTTGCGTTCTCCTGTTTGATACGTAAAATCAAAGTTTAGGTTTTGCAAATGACGGTAGCTTTCGATATTTAATTTTGAAATTTTCATTGGTTCTTTCTGTGTAAATTTAAAGATTTTAGTAGTGCCTCAAATTTCGAGTCCAACTATTTTTTAATCATTTAATTATGCGATCACTCTAATGGTATTCTTTACATCCTCGGCAATTCGTCTGGCTTCTTTTATATCTTGATTTACTATGGTTACATGGCCCATTTTCCTAAAAGGGCGGGTTTGTTTTTTGCCATAAATATGTGGTGTTACACCGTTCCAACCCAAAATGGTTGTGATGTTTTCGTAAATAACATTTCCAGAAAAACCATCTGCACCCACTAAGTTTACCATGATTCCGGCTGCTTTGCTATCTGTACTGCCTAGAGGAAGGTTCAGAACGGCGCGTATGTGGTTTTCAAATTGAGAGGTATAACTGGCCTCAATGGAGTAATGACCGGAGTTGTGTGGGCGAGGAGCGACTTCGTTTACCAGTATTTGATCGTCTTGTGTCTGGAACATCTCTACGGCCAATAATCCTACATGATTGAATTTTTCTGAAACATTCAATGCAATAGCTCTGGCTTTAGCTGCTACAGCATCCTCAATTCTGGCAGGGCAAATTACATATTCTACTTGGTTGGCTTCGGGATGAAATTCCATCTCCACCACCGGATAGGTTTTGATTTCTCCAGAGGGACTGCGGCAAACAATAACCGCAAGTTCGTTCTTAAATGGCACCATGTCTTCGGCAATACATTCTACATCGGGCAAGTGGATCAGGTCTAAGGTAGAACGAACTATTTTTACGCCGTTACCATCATAGCCAAATTCGGCACATTTCCACACAAACGGAAACTCTAATTCGTCATTTTCTAATGCTTTTTTTAGGTCAGATAGATCCACAAACCGAAGATGCTTAGAGGTCGGAATTCCGTTTTCGACATAAAAATCCTTTTGTTTTCCTTTGTTCTGAATAGCCTTTAGTGTTTTGGACGAAGGAAATACTCTCAGTCCTTCGTTTTCTAATTTTTCTAATGCATCCAGGTTTACTAATTCAATTTCGATGGTAAGCACATCCACCATTTTACCAAATTGATACACGGTTTCAAAATCCATCAAATCCCCTTTAAAAAATTTATTACAAGCCATTCTAGAGGGAGCTTCATCACTTGGGTCTAATACATAGGTTTGTATGTCTAATTTGCGGGTGTCCGATAACAGCATTTTACCGAGCTGTCCGCCACCTAATATTCCTAATTTAAAATCAGAAGAAAAATAATTCATCGTATTGTTGTTTGTTGCCCGCAAAGGTACTTTATATCCCGCAAACGGAAAAATGCTATTTTATTTTCTTTAAAATTTCTCTCGCAACGGCTTTATAGCCCGCAGAATGTTTGGGATAATCCTCCGTAAGAATACGGTATAGTTGTGGGTAAATCCAGTCTTGGCTTTTGCCTAAAGCAAACAAAGTTCTGATGGCATAGGCCTTTGTGGCAACTTTTCGGTTTTCGGCAATAAGCCAATCCAGAGCATTTTCAGTAATTAGCTCCTGTTGTAGGGCAGTCAAGCTTAAGTGTTGGCTCACAAAAAGACAGATTTTAGACACCGATCGGAGCGCACTTTCGTTAGAAAAAGAAGAAAGACCCTCGCAAAAAACATCCAAATGTTCCGCCAGCAAAAACAATTCTTTTTCCAGAACTAATTCCATAATCCAGCAGGCTTTGTGGTGGTTTTTGTCCTGAGTATTCCACGCCAATGCCAATAAATCACCAAACAAGTGCGCATTAGCCCATATATATTGAGCATTGCGGTACCTACTGGCTTTGTGGGCGGTACTATTGGCTATATTTTTGTAAAGATCGGAGTGCATACTCCTGCCAAAAATACCAGTTATTTTGGTACACTAGTTATTCTTATGGATTTAATTTTAAATTCTCCGCACATAAATTGTTATCTTTGCACCTTATTTGTAACACAAAATAAGCATCCAACTTGGCAACAAACACTTTGGTACATCTATAACGGACCAAAAAGAAATTTGCCCGAAGTATAGCAATTTAAAAAATAACCATACCATACATATACACTAAAAATTATGACGAATATTGTTTTATTTGGGAAACCAGGAGCCGGAAAAGGAACACAAGCAGAATTTTTAAAAGAAAAATACCATCTAACCCATATTTCCACAGGAGATGTGTTTCGTTACAACCTAAAAAACGATACCGAACTAGGCAAACAATGTAAAGTTTTTATGG
Proteins encoded in this region:
- a CDS encoding M3 family metallopeptidase; amino-acid sequence: MNVLLSKFNTKHDTAPFSKLKNAEYTPAIQEGIALAKAEIDAIVNNPDAATFENTIAAMEYTGEVLDRASSIFFNLNSAETNDEMQKIAQEISPLLSEFGNDIRLNPELFARVKTVYDSRETLDLTPEQSTLLDKKYKSFSRNGANLPEDKKTKLRKIDQELSTLSLQFGENILAETNAFQLHLTNKNDLAGLPEGAIEAAGSLAKAQEKEGWIFTLDHPSYVPFMTYADNRELRKKLALAFGARGFQNNAFDNQKIVLQIVQLRFERAQLLGYATHAHFVLEERMAESPEKVLLFSNNLLAKAKPAAQKEFAELSAFAKEIDGIQQLEKWDGGYYSEKLKQKLFDFDDEKLKPYFQLEKVLNGAFTIAQKLYSLTFTEVFDIDKYHPEVMTYEVTDENKALVAVFYADFFPRKGKRNGAWMTSFKSQYIKDTTNERPHISNVCNFTPPTESKPSLLTFNEVTTLFHEFGHGLHGMLANTTYPSLSGTSVYWDFVELPSQVMENWCYEPEALALFATHYQTNEVIPMEYVQKIKESASFQEGLATMRQLSFGLLDMGWHGQDPTNITDVKAFENQQFAATQLYPEVAENAMSTAFSHIFQGGYSSGYYSYKWAEVLDADAFEYFQEKGIFNPEVATKFKENVLSKGGTEHPMILYKRFRGQEPKPDALLKRAGLL
- a CDS encoding ATP-binding protein, which gives rise to MKISKLNIESYRHLQNLNFDFTYQTGERKGQPLDKICFIGQSATGKTGLLELIYEQFSFINNLFVTNNNQYNDLIGIKSINGKIKFEAHKSTLELNKKEFKLNGNTYYNRPPQTGTLNLSGELFKNPDDKKKIFYFKANIISENNLELFSKNPIDLIEKNNNQLKDLAHYFRHVHNNEFIFNSEVDPRIWLTVLSEILDYRKKSTQKISELLHNLDINKFPLEYQKWQNENPNGLAFFAKEFNPILEKLNLEVDLVNTEYSIPIKNRRTQEIIPIQDISTGTKGLLLSFLPLFKLDTTDSIILIDEPERSLYPDMQMDLMDHYQNLAPKAQFVVATHSPFIAASFEADERFILYFDEEGKVAVRRGTSPIGDDPNDILKNDFGINYYNKHGEEAYQKYLNLKEEIANETDPQKKKYLLLETVKLGDTYNF
- the purE gene encoding 5-(carboxyamino)imidazole ribonucleotide mutase → MKVAVIMGSISDMPVMQDAIDILKSFDIEVEVDIVSAHRTPEKLFDFSNKAHTRGIAVIIAGAGGAAHLPGMVASMSPLPVIGVPVKSSNSIDGWDSVLSILQMPGGVPVATVALNGAKNAGILAAQIIGSQDKAIMDKMIAYKQSLKEAVYKSSEGLKK
- a CDS encoding HNH endonuclease domain-containing protein — translated: MRRIVKNPNSLVRKNELNYIEGNSNNNLKISKILYSEQKGFCAYTEEFIGRADAKDIEHFNPNLKNTPQDSYINWSLVKHQWNTEKSNKWDKYQPILLPTDSSFEDRIVYDNGDYRVSDSKDNEAFNLIKLIKLDDIILANQRKNYIKRKTSEIEKFGVSPEDFFQVLIDDDINQISYIRAIQEEFKINIWDMIPQPK
- a CDS encoding 5-(carboxyamino)imidazole ribonucleotide synthase, with protein sequence MNYFSSDFKLGILGGGQLGKMLLSDTRKLDIQTYVLDPSDEAPSRMACNKFFKGDLMDFETVYQFGKMVDVLTIEIELVNLDALEKLENEGLRVFPSSKTLKAIQNKGKQKDFYVENGIPTSKHLRFVDLSDLKKALENDELEFPFVWKCAEFGYDGNGVKIVRSTLDLIHLPDVECIAEDMVPFKNELAVIVCRSPSGEIKTYPVVEMEFHPEANQVEYVICPARIEDAVAAKARAIALNVSEKFNHVGLLAVEMFQTQDDQILVNEVAPRPHNSGHYSIEASYTSQFENHIRAVLNLPLGSTDSKAAGIMVNLVGADGFSGNVIYENITTILGWNGVTPHIYGKKQTRPFRKMGHVTIVNQDIKEARRIAEDVKNTIRVIA